A window of Dorea formicigenerans contains these coding sequences:
- a CDS encoding putative ABC transporter permease — MKNSLSKKNIYLKNISEYLVLWAVGGCIYYGIEVLFRGFSHISMFMLGGLCMQFFTWQGRLTEWQDALPRQITRCTIFVVSMEFITGIIVNKWYHLAVWDYSDMPLQLWGQICLPFALIFSFLCTMGILLSGYLLHWFYREPIPHYRIW, encoded by the coding sequence ATGAAGAATAGCTTATCAAAGAAAAACATTTATTTAAAAAATATAAGTGAATATCTTGTACTATGGGCTGTCGGAGGATGTATTTATTATGGGATTGAAGTCTTATTTCGCGGTTTTTCACATATAAGTATGTTCATGCTTGGCGGACTGTGTATGCAGTTTTTTACATGGCAGGGACGGCTGACAGAATGGCAGGATGCTCTGCCAAGACAGATTACACGTTGTACGATCTTTGTTGTGAGTATGGAATTTATCACTGGAATTATCGTAAACAAATGGTATCACCTGGCAGTTTGGGATTATTCGGATATGCCATTGCAGTTATGGGGGCAGATTTGTCTTCCCTTTGCGCTTATTTTTTCTTTTTTATGTACTATGGGTATCCTTCTGTCCGGATATCTGCTCCATTGGTTCTATAGAGAACCAATACCACATTACCGCATTTGGTAG